A single genomic interval of Chitinophaga sp. 180180018-3 harbors:
- a CDS encoding SusC/RagA family TonB-linked outer membrane protein: MLFNVRTRNSVHTLYPALGSGSGILRMAAMLTTIVVMLVLCSSGAGATGKYVLTETNTRNSTTVTSLADTTGVGGTVTDTLGVPIPGALVKVAGTTQAVTTDANGYFHFRQVPAGASLVASMMGYASRQVAINSSVVNIRLRTGLRQLDEVVVTDGYRTTTRAANTSAIGTIGGAALENKPFSTFMQSMQGKVAGVSAPLTSGQPGANVNIRIRGVGSLSLSSDPLIVVDGMIVNSGALSGTVTTSNALAGINQNDIESIDVLKDAAATALYGSRGSTGVIVITTKRGKLGKTQVRLDAEGGNSSPIDLPRAGRPLNADQFSVMFKEALSNSGYTDAQVKDLSDKYGLNSGKSNNWYDLVTRTGAQQQYNVSINSGSEKTKLFASAGYFDQQATTIGADFKRISGLINFDQQINKRIQLSAGVNVSNVDQNTPYSTQYSGNPTYAARILRPYQLAYNDDGSINSSITGNTNFPGVYNPLWIAKYDSKRLSETRMLGNTRLKWNIWDKLTYTSYFSIDYNLLEETVYLNPTMGDGVSAGGTSKNYYSRYFNWLTRNQLDYRYDIPGYDNFYVTASVGYEAQKSRKYLLAAVGSGFPSAHQDLTALSNAANAVGAYGQFSNYAFTSLYSSAGINFRNKYALNGSYRRDGSSRFPTNNRHAGFYSIGATWNIHEEAFFDQQHILSSAKLRSSYGTTGNANLGNYDWLPQVNYSSSYSYAGYNGSQYSIVGNTDLRWETSKKFDAGADIGFANDRFIFTVDYYYNNINGLIRAVATSLTTGFGGVSQNIGAMVNKGWEFTVKGDVLKHRNFNWYSNFNLAMNKNVITSLPKGTIERNDMFYLKEGYSFNNYYLKEFAGVDPQTGSPLYYTDGTHGATTTDISKAAYVVLNRQSVPKYVGGFSNVFTYKGISLGIDFNYNLGYWVYGASDIYFTSGAYYTYNKYQYIYDRRWTTPGQVTDVPKYSLTTDNSTSTFRLYRGDHIRLQNVSLGYDFKDIPLAKRLGVTKLNVYARATNLWLKTFDDRLPFDPEVNYSGYDYQNMLKYKTFTLGVNVGF, encoded by the coding sequence ATGCTTTTCAATGTCCGTACCAGGAATAGCGTACATACTTTATATCCTGCATTGGGTTCCGGATCTGGTATTTTAAGAATGGCTGCGATGCTGACAACTATCGTTGTTATGCTTGTATTGTGCAGCAGCGGAGCCGGAGCAACCGGTAAATATGTACTAACTGAAACGAATACACGTAATTCAACAACTGTTACTTCCCTTGCCGATACAACAGGGGTTGGCGGTACTGTAACCGACACGCTGGGAGTACCTATACCTGGCGCGCTGGTGAAGGTAGCGGGCACCACGCAGGCGGTTACCACCGATGCAAACGGTTACTTCCATTTCAGGCAGGTACCCGCAGGAGCCAGCCTGGTAGCGAGTATGATGGGATACGCATCCAGGCAGGTTGCCATTAACAGCAGTGTGGTGAACATCCGGTTACGCACGGGGCTCCGGCAACTGGATGAAGTAGTGGTGACGGATGGATACCGTACTACCACCAGGGCGGCCAACACCAGTGCAATAGGCACCATTGGCGGCGCTGCGTTGGAAAACAAACCCTTTTCCACCTTTATGCAATCTATGCAAGGCAAGGTAGCCGGCGTTTCTGCTCCGTTAACCAGCGGGCAGCCCGGTGCTAATGTCAATATCCGCATCAGGGGAGTAGGATCACTTTCGCTGTCGTCGGACCCGCTGATTGTAGTAGACGGAATGATCGTGAATTCCGGTGCTTTATCCGGCACTGTTACCACTTCCAATGCGCTGGCTGGCATTAACCAGAACGATATTGAAAGTATTGATGTGCTCAAGGATGCGGCAGCCACTGCATTGTATGGCTCCAGAGGCAGCACCGGCGTGATTGTGATCACTACCAAAAGAGGTAAGCTGGGGAAAACCCAGGTACGGCTCGATGCTGAAGGTGGTAACTCCAGTCCGATTGACCTGCCTCGCGCCGGCCGGCCGCTTAATGCCGATCAATTTAGCGTAATGTTTAAAGAAGCATTGAGCAACTCCGGTTATACGGATGCACAGGTGAAAGACCTCTCCGACAAATATGGTCTGAACAGCGGCAAAAGCAATAACTGGTATGATCTTGTAACCCGCACCGGTGCACAACAGCAATATAACGTAAGCATCAACAGCGGCTCTGAGAAAACCAAACTCTTTGCCTCCGCCGGATACTTCGATCAGCAGGCAACTACCATTGGCGCCGATTTTAAAAGAATCTCCGGCCTGATCAATTTCGATCAGCAAATCAATAAACGTATTCAGCTCTCGGCCGGTGTAAACGTTTCCAACGTTGATCAGAACACGCCCTACAGCACGCAGTACTCCGGTAATCCCACTTATGCTGCACGCATACTCCGGCCTTATCAGCTGGCTTATAATGATGATGGTTCCATTAATTCAAGTATCACCGGCAACACTAATTTCCCCGGTGTATACAATCCTTTATGGATAGCGAAATACGACAGCAAGCGCCTTTCTGAAACCAGGATGTTGGGTAATACCAGATTGAAATGGAATATCTGGGATAAACTCACCTATACCAGCTATTTCAGCATAGATTATAATCTGCTGGAAGAAACCGTTTACCTGAATCCAACAATGGGAGATGGTGTTTCTGCAGGCGGAACCAGCAAGAACTATTATTCCCGCTATTTCAACTGGCTGACCCGTAACCAGCTCGATTATCGTTATGATATTCCCGGATACGATAATTTCTACGTGACCGCATCCGTAGGTTATGAAGCGCAGAAATCCAGGAAGTACCTGCTTGCAGCCGTGGGAAGTGGCTTCCCTTCAGCGCATCAGGATCTGACAGCGTTGAGCAATGCTGCCAATGCAGTGGGTGCATACGGACAATTCAGCAACTATGCATTTACTTCGCTGTATTCCAGTGCAGGTATTAATTTCAGGAACAAGTATGCACTTAATGGCTCGTATCGCCGTGATGGATCTTCGAGGTTTCCCACCAATAACAGGCATGCAGGCTTCTATTCCATAGGTGCTACCTGGAACATACATGAAGAAGCTTTCTTTGATCAGCAGCATATACTTTCCTCCGCGAAGCTGCGCTCATCTTACGGTACTACCGGCAACGCCAACCTGGGCAACTACGACTGGCTGCCGCAGGTGAATTACAGCAGCAGCTACAGCTATGCAGGATACAATGGCAGCCAGTATTCGATTGTTGGTAATACGGATCTGCGCTGGGAAACGTCGAAGAAATTTGATGCGGGCGCCGATATAGGATTTGCCAACGACCGCTTCATTTTTACTGTCGATTATTATTACAATAATATCAATGGACTGATAAGGGCAGTAGCTACCTCTCTTACTACAGGCTTTGGCGGTGTAAGTCAGAATATAGGCGCGATGGTGAATAAAGGATGGGAGTTCACCGTGAAAGGCGATGTGCTGAAGCACCGGAATTTCAACTGGTACAGCAACTTCAACCTGGCCATGAACAAAAATGTGATTACCAGTTTGCCTAAAGGAACGATCGAACGCAACGATATGTTTTACCTGAAGGAAGGATACAGCTTTAATAACTACTACCTGAAAGAGTTTGCCGGCGTAGATCCGCAAACAGGCAGTCCGCTGTATTACACCGATGGTACGCATGGGGCTACCACCACCGATATTTCTAAAGCCGCTTATGTAGTGCTGAACCGGCAGTCTGTTCCGAAGTATGTGGGAGGCTTCAGCAATGTATTTACCTACAAAGGCATCAGCCTCGGAATTGATTTTAATTATAACCTCGGCTACTGGGTATATGGCGCTTCAGATATCTACTTTACTTCCGGCGCTTATTATACCTACAATAAATACCAGTACATCTACGACCGCCGCTGGACTACCCCCGGGCAGGTAACCGACGTGCCGAAATATTCGCTGACCACCGATAATTCCACCAGCACTTTCCGCTTGTATCGTGGCGATCATATCCGGTTGCAGAACGTGAGCCTGGGTTATGATTTTAAAGATATACCGCTCGCCAAACGCCTTGGTGTAACCAAACTGAATGTATATGCACGGGCCACCAACCTGTGGCTGAAGACTTTCGATGATCGCCTGCCGTTTGATCCGGAAGTGAATTACTCCGGCTACGATTATCAGAATATGCTGAAGTATAAAACTTTCACCCTCGGAGTTAATGTTGGATTTTAA
- a CDS encoding RagB/SusD family nutrient uptake outer membrane protein — translation MKKRNTYILLLLAFVIAGSSCSKKFLDEEPPTSVSVEKGILTESDMMEATAGLYRNLDNYFLFGRNAIAFGDLLADNIYISSTNSSRLLQQYSYTFVSSSPEAKLLWSQSYYSILQANRIIGASLKLSDNVNQLRGEAYAIRALCYLNLVNWFATPYTVKPDADGVPLVTVSTDVGGAFITPARSSVAKVYDLIVSDLDSAYKIMPETTPAIHVANSNFIARYAVKALQARAYLYKADYGKARDAALLVVQKGGYTLAADSTAFATYWGSAIARTDKQESIFELNNSAAANNGPEGLDYIYSRNGLGDFLATDDTYALYTASDKRRSLIIDGTRGSNQAYIVNKYQNANKTDKDEVKLLRYAEVLLTLSESYARLGDEASALQYLNQLAQNRDAKQNAYTYTGKALVDAIIRERRKELVFEGLRFFDLTRTNAEFTRQDMGVKAYARYPLVKITDFRRLQPIPDAETGANPNITQNFGY, via the coding sequence ATGAAGAAAAGAAACACATACATCCTCCTGCTGCTGGCATTTGTAATCGCAGGATCTTCCTGCAGCAAGAAATTCCTGGATGAAGAGCCGCCTACTTCCGTATCAGTGGAAAAAGGTATCCTGACGGAGAGCGATATGATGGAGGCTACAGCCGGGCTGTACAGGAACCTGGATAACTACTTCCTCTTTGGCCGCAATGCCATAGCATTTGGTGATCTGCTGGCAGATAATATTTATATCAGCAGTACCAACTCAAGCCGGCTATTGCAACAATACAGCTATACGTTTGTATCTTCCAGTCCTGAAGCGAAGTTGCTCTGGTCGCAGAGCTACTACAGCATCCTGCAGGCAAACCGGATCATCGGGGCCAGTCTGAAGTTGTCCGACAACGTCAACCAGCTGAGAGGAGAAGCATACGCGATCAGGGCATTGTGTTACCTGAACCTCGTGAACTGGTTTGCCACGCCATATACCGTTAAGCCTGATGCCGACGGAGTGCCGCTGGTAACTGTTTCTACAGATGTGGGAGGCGCTTTTATTACTCCTGCCAGGAGTAGTGTGGCAAAAGTGTATGACCTCATTGTTTCCGACCTTGACAGTGCTTATAAGATCATGCCGGAAACAACACCAGCTATTCATGTGGCTAATTCCAACTTCATCGCGCGTTATGCTGTAAAGGCGCTGCAGGCAAGAGCTTATCTGTATAAGGCAGACTATGGGAAAGCCCGTGATGCTGCGCTGCTGGTGGTGCAAAAAGGAGGATACACGTTAGCCGCAGATTCAACTGCATTCGCCACTTATTGGGGCTCCGCCATCGCGCGGACTGATAAGCAGGAATCTATTTTTGAGCTGAATAATTCCGCAGCGGCTAATAACGGACCAGAGGGATTGGATTATATTTATTCCCGCAACGGGTTGGGTGATTTTCTGGCAACAGACGATACCTACGCCTTGTATACTGCTTCCGACAAGCGAAGAAGTCTGATCATAGACGGCACCAGAGGTAGTAACCAGGCCTATATCGTCAACAAATACCAGAATGCTAATAAAACAGATAAAGATGAAGTGAAGCTGCTGCGATATGCGGAGGTGCTCCTGACCCTGTCGGAATCCTACGCCCGCCTGGGAGATGAAGCCAGTGCCCTGCAATATCTTAACCAGCTGGCGCAGAACAGGGATGCTAAACAGAACGCCTATACGTATACAGGCAAAGCACTGGTAGATGCTATTATCAGGGAAAGAAGGAAGGAACTGGTATTCGAAGGATTGCGGTTCTTTGACCTGACAAGAACCAACGCAGAGTTTACCCGGCAGGATATGGGTGTTAAAGCGTATGCCCGCTATCCGTTAGTGAAGATAACCGACTTCAGGCGACTGCAACCTATTCCGGACGCGGAAACAGGAGCGAATCCGAATATTACGCAGAATTTTGGGTATTAA
- a CDS encoding sigma-70 family RNA polymerase sigma factor, producing the protein MSEGETHIKEALLLRVADGDEKAFTQLLEAYSGLLYGFALRHGIARETAEELVQDIFTQIWQTRESLAEIRNFRTYLYVISRNRILNEVKKMIRERKRYQEWATSVIAGSPETDGREKEEQLSLVDAAIHQLPPQQKKVWTLNRREGLTYPQIAAEMGISRETVKTYLQHANATITRYIVSRQQG; encoded by the coding sequence TTGTCTGAGGGTGAAACACATATAAAAGAAGCGCTCCTTCTGCGTGTAGCGGATGGAGATGAGAAAGCATTCACACAATTGCTGGAAGCATATTCGGGCCTGTTGTATGGTTTTGCCCTGCGGCATGGCATCGCCAGGGAAACAGCGGAAGAGTTGGTGCAGGATATATTTACCCAGATCTGGCAGACGAGGGAAAGTTTGGCAGAGATCCGGAATTTCCGGACTTATTTGTATGTGATATCCCGCAATCGTATCCTGAATGAGGTAAAGAAGATGATCAGGGAGCGAAAGCGTTATCAGGAGTGGGCCACGTCGGTAATAGCAGGCAGCCCGGAAACAGATGGCCGGGAGAAGGAAGAACAGTTAAGTCTTGTGGATGCAGCTATTCATCAATTACCGCCCCAGCAGAAGAAGGTATGGACACTTAACCGCAGAGAAGGGCTTACCTATCCGCAGATTGCTGCAGAGATGGGGATTTCCAGGGAAACAGTAAAAACCTATTTGCAACATGCCAATGCCACTATTACCAGGTATATTGTTAGCCGGCAACAAGGCTGA